Proteins found in one Polyangiaceae bacterium genomic segment:
- the yacG gene encoding DNA gyrase inhibitor YacG has product MTINCPICKKTISDAPDDWEFRPFCSSRCKLVDLSNWLDERYRIPGPLVDEDDGSLIH; this is encoded by the coding sequence ATGACCATCAACTGTCCCATCTGCAAGAAGACCATCTCGGACGCGCCGGACGACTGGGAATTTCGGCCGTTTTGTTCGTCGCGCTGCAAGTTGGTGGATCTCTCGAACTGGCTGGACGAGCGCTATCGCATCCCCGGCCCCCTCGTGGACGAGGACGACGGCTCGCTGATCCATTGA
- a CDS encoding lamin tail domain-containing protein, whose amino-acid sequence MPLSLRSQPRVLVVSLAAAVFAACSFPDHEFIPADEFEKLKDASAGFGGTGASGGFGGTGGSSGTDAGGGSAGLGGGGTGGGGPGSCAGRCGVSGAVPGSDPKCYCDDACSQFNNCCGDYASVCGAGGMAGAGGAAGMAGAGGMAGTGGTAGTGGTAGTGGVAGSGGTGGSAGTDAGVCPTVVVNEVSPSGTTGSDEFVELYNAGSCVVSLAGWALKYSSKTGSTPQTRWTGSSGDSLSPGAFFVIAGSSFTGTAQGSLSSGIADEGGVGLFDPADALKDAVAWGAVSPSNPFIEGTPFGSGPPGASMSAARVPNGTDTNDNSVDFKLESRTPGASN is encoded by the coding sequence ATGCCACTTAGCCTTCGCTCCCAGCCTCGGGTGCTCGTCGTGTCACTGGCCGCGGCGGTTTTTGCCGCCTGCTCGTTCCCCGACCACGAGTTCATCCCCGCCGACGAGTTCGAGAAGCTCAAGGACGCCAGTGCCGGCTTCGGCGGCACGGGCGCGAGCGGCGGCTTCGGCGGCACGGGTGGCTCGAGCGGCACGGACGCGGGCGGCGGCAGCGCAGGCCTCGGCGGGGGTGGTACCGGCGGCGGCGGACCGGGCAGCTGCGCGGGGCGCTGCGGCGTGTCGGGCGCGGTGCCGGGCAGCGATCCCAAGTGCTACTGCGACGACGCCTGCAGCCAGTTCAACAACTGCTGTGGAGACTACGCCAGCGTGTGTGGTGCGGGCGGCATGGCCGGCGCCGGGGGCGCGGCCGGCATGGCTGGGGCGGGGGGCATGGCCGGCACCGGCGGCACCGCGGGAACGGGTGGCACGGCCGGAACCGGCGGCGTCGCTGGCAGCGGAGGCACCGGCGGGTCGGCGGGTACGGACGCCGGGGTGTGCCCCACGGTAGTGGTCAACGAGGTGTCCCCTTCCGGGACCACCGGGTCCGACGAGTTCGTGGAGCTCTACAATGCCGGCAGCTGCGTGGTGAGCCTCGCGGGTTGGGCGCTGAAGTACTCGTCGAAGACGGGCTCCACACCGCAGACACGTTGGACCGGGTCGTCGGGGGACAGCCTCTCGCCCGGTGCCTTCTTCGTGATCGCTGGGTCGAGCTTCACCGGCACCGCGCAGGGCTCGCTGAGCTCGGGCATCGCGGACGAAGGCGGCGTTGGCCTGTTCGACCCCGCGGACGCCCTCAAGGATGCCGTCGCCTGGGGCGCGGTCTCACCGAGCAATCCGTTCATCGAGGGCACGCCCTTCGGCTCCGGGCCTCCCGGCGCGAGCATGTCCGCAGCTCGCGTCCCCAACGGAACCGACACCAACGACAACTCCGTCGACTTCAAGCTCGAGAGCCGCACTCCGGGGGCCAGCAACTGA
- a CDS encoding Hsp33 family molecular chaperone HslO has translation MKDSVLRAITNDGAFRVVVAKTTNTVRGAVEAQRASGETAKRFGELLTGSVLFRETMAPNLRVQGILKAAGGGGSLVADSHPSGSTRGLVQLKTESALRVEDGALLQLMRSLPGGRINQGVIEVPEGGGISEALMAYMQISEQVVSMISVGTVMDTGGVQSAGGYMVQLLPEVDRGALMVMTERLQDFKSIDRELRDAAFTPEWLMDQLLYGMEFTRLEESNVDFDCWCDELRLVSALATLSKDEIRSLIEDGEVLEITCDYCGEEYRIAPAQLQGLLDPS, from the coding sequence GTGAAGGACAGCGTGCTCAGAGCCATCACCAACGACGGCGCGTTCCGGGTGGTGGTGGCGAAGACGACGAACACGGTCCGCGGCGCGGTGGAAGCTCAGCGCGCGAGCGGCGAGACGGCGAAGCGCTTCGGTGAGCTGCTCACGGGCTCGGTGTTGTTTCGCGAAACCATGGCGCCCAACCTGCGCGTCCAGGGCATCTTGAAGGCCGCCGGTGGCGGCGGCAGCCTGGTGGCAGACTCACACCCGTCGGGCAGCACGCGGGGCTTGGTGCAGCTGAAGACGGAGAGCGCGCTGCGGGTGGAAGACGGCGCCCTCTTGCAGCTGATGCGCAGCTTGCCGGGCGGCCGTATCAATCAGGGTGTCATCGAGGTCCCCGAGGGCGGCGGCATATCGGAAGCGCTGATGGCCTACATGCAGATCTCCGAGCAGGTGGTCAGCATGATCTCGGTAGGCACGGTGATGGACACCGGCGGCGTGCAGTCCGCCGGCGGCTACATGGTGCAACTGCTGCCGGAGGTGGATCGCGGCGCGCTGATGGTGATGACGGAGCGGCTGCAAGACTTCAAGAGCATCGACCGCGAGCTCCGCGACGCCGCATTCACTCCGGAGTGGTTGATGGATCAGTTGCTGTACGGCATGGAGTTCACGCGACTGGAAGAGAGCAACGTGGACTTCGACTGCTGGTGCGACGAGCTCCGGCTGGTGAGCGCGCTGGCGACGCTCAGCAAGGACGAGATCCGCTCGCTGATCGAAGACGGTGAGGTGCTGGAAATCACCTGCGACTACTGCGGCGAGGAGTACCGCATCGCCCCCGCGCAGCTCCAAGGTCTGCTCGACCCTAGCTGA
- a CDS encoding serpin family protein — translation MNRRLLAAAIALLSVAGCDSSTRPHAEPPTTAAKPPTPPTPSAEPPMPTSESEPTAPPPATPKTLAAASNALGFDLYREVKKDGNLALSPASITLALAMTYGGARGGTQEQMQKVMHLSATPEEAMAQAGELQSALTAKGRPLTLRIANRLFGEKTYTFKQSYLDATKKDFGAPLEPVSFATDPESVRKHINQWVEAQTEKRIKDLIAPRGVDKQTRLVLVNAIYFLADWLEPFEKNATRPQSFTLASGQKKDVPMMHRTAPLRSAEVDGVKIAEVPYKGRDASMLFVVPNETQGLAKLEKGLDDKKLESWLSALKMQQSSIAIPKLEIEPPTALMLREPLLKLGMQLPLDRQKADFTGIADPPKPADRLFIGDVFHKAFVKIDEKGTEAAAATAVVMPRGAGMPMKPPFELVADHPFLFFIRDHASGLVLFVGRVTDPSKKA, via the coding sequence ATGAACCGACGATTGCTCGCCGCCGCCATCGCGCTCCTGTCCGTTGCAGGGTGCGACAGCTCGACGCGGCCGCACGCGGAGCCGCCGACCACCGCGGCCAAACCGCCCACTCCTCCCACGCCCAGCGCGGAGCCTCCCATGCCCACCTCCGAGAGCGAGCCCACCGCCCCGCCGCCCGCCACGCCCAAGACCCTCGCCGCCGCGAGCAATGCGCTCGGCTTCGATCTCTATCGCGAGGTGAAGAAGGACGGAAACCTCGCCCTCTCGCCGGCGAGCATCACGCTGGCGTTGGCCATGACCTACGGCGGCGCCCGCGGCGGCACCCAAGAGCAAATGCAGAAGGTAATGCATCTGTCAGCGACCCCGGAAGAAGCCATGGCCCAAGCCGGTGAGCTCCAGAGCGCCCTCACGGCCAAGGGTCGACCGCTCACCTTGCGCATCGCCAATCGGCTGTTTGGCGAAAAGACGTACACGTTCAAGCAGAGCTACCTGGACGCCACCAAGAAGGACTTCGGCGCGCCGCTCGAGCCGGTGAGCTTCGCGACAGACCCGGAGAGCGTGCGAAAGCACATCAACCAATGGGTGGAAGCGCAGACGGAGAAGCGCATCAAGGATCTGATCGCGCCCCGTGGCGTGGACAAGCAGACCCGCCTCGTGCTCGTGAACGCCATCTACTTCCTGGCGGACTGGCTCGAGCCCTTCGAGAAGAACGCCACGCGACCGCAGTCCTTCACTCTCGCCTCCGGCCAGAAGAAGGACGTGCCCATGATGCACCGCACGGCACCGCTCCGCTCCGCCGAGGTGGACGGCGTGAAGATCGCCGAGGTGCCCTACAAAGGGCGCGATGCATCCATGTTGTTCGTGGTGCCCAACGAGACCCAGGGCCTCGCGAAGTTGGAGAAGGGGCTCGACGACAAGAAGCTCGAGAGCTGGCTCTCGGCGCTCAAGATGCAGCAATCGAGCATCGCCATACCCAAGCTCGAGATCGAGCCGCCGACCGCGCTCATGCTGCGCGAGCCGTTGCTGAAGCTCGGCATGCAGCTGCCCCTCGATCGCCAGAAGGCGGACTTCACGGGCATCGCGGATCCGCCAAAGCCGGCCGATCGTCTGTTCATCGGCGACGTCTTCCACAAGGCCTTCGTGAAGATCGACGAAAAGGGCACGGAGGCGGCTGCGGCCACCGCGGTCGTGATGCCTCGGGGTGCGGGCATGCCCATGAAGCCGCCCTTCGAACTGGTCGCCGATCACCCGTTCCTGTTCTTCATCCGCGACCACGCCTCTGGGCTGGTGCTGTTCGTGGGCAGGGTCACCGATCCCAGCAAGAAGGCTTAG
- a CDS encoding efflux RND transporter periplasmic adaptor subunit — MKRTITLLVVLFASSGCDKGQDAHDETHAREHVSDEAKRGRSAIVELTPEMLKNVEIRVEKVSRRAVSDALGLPAEVEPHPDRIAHITPLVASQVAEVKAKPGDRVEKGQVLALLKSVPLGEARANVAQAKAELDVAKDRLNRQEQLMDAGIGAQKSYVEAQGALKQARAALSAAQSRAHVYGGRGGSGATTLLRSPLAGTVVQRHATAGEVASPEQKLFVIADIDPVWIIGRAYERDLAQVRVGQSAKIRTKAFPDRVWEGAIAYVSPTLDERTRTAEVRVELPNPDGALRPGMFATLIPAATPSRDAGSVTTLAIPVGAVQREDGHSIAFVALGPDRFEKRRIVVGKQGADYVEVRDGLASGDTVVTHGSFILKSEAAKHELGGGHGH; from the coding sequence ATGAAGCGGACCATCACGCTACTGGTTGTGCTGTTCGCCTCGTCCGGCTGCGACAAGGGCCAAGACGCCCACGACGAAACGCACGCCCGGGAGCACGTGAGCGACGAGGCGAAACGCGGCCGGAGTGCCATCGTCGAACTAACGCCGGAGATGCTGAAGAACGTCGAGATCCGAGTGGAAAAGGTCTCGCGCCGAGCCGTTTCCGATGCCCTCGGCCTACCCGCAGAGGTGGAACCGCATCCAGATCGCATCGCGCACATCACGCCGCTGGTCGCCAGCCAAGTCGCGGAGGTCAAGGCCAAGCCGGGGGACCGCGTGGAGAAGGGCCAAGTCTTGGCGCTCTTGAAGAGCGTGCCGTTGGGCGAGGCTCGAGCGAACGTGGCGCAGGCCAAGGCGGAGCTGGACGTCGCCAAAGACCGCCTGAACCGCCAGGAGCAACTGATGGACGCCGGCATCGGCGCCCAGAAGTCGTACGTGGAGGCGCAAGGCGCGCTGAAACAGGCACGCGCGGCACTCTCCGCGGCGCAATCGCGAGCACATGTCTACGGTGGGCGCGGTGGCAGCGGGGCAACCACGCTCTTGCGCAGCCCCCTGGCCGGAACCGTGGTCCAGAGACACGCGACGGCGGGAGAGGTCGCGAGCCCCGAGCAGAAGCTGTTCGTGATCGCCGACATCGATCCGGTGTGGATTATCGGCCGCGCCTACGAGCGCGACCTGGCACAGGTGCGAGTCGGGCAATCCGCGAAGATCCGTACCAAGGCGTTTCCTGATCGCGTGTGGGAAGGGGCCATCGCCTACGTCTCACCCACCCTGGACGAGCGAACCCGCACCGCAGAAGTGCGCGTCGAGCTACCGAACCCGGACGGGGCGCTGCGCCCCGGTATGTTCGCCACGTTGATTCCGGCGGCGACGCCCTCGCGAGACGCTGGCAGCGTGACCACGCTCGCTATTCCCGTCGGCGCGGTGCAACGCGAGGACGGACACAGCATCGCCTTCGTGGCACTGGGGCCCGATCGCTTCGAGAAGCGGCGCATCGTCGTGGGGAAGCAAGGTGCGGACTACGTGGAGGTGCGCGACGGCTTGGCGTCGGGCGACACCGTAGTGACTCACGGCAGCTTCATACTGAAATCGGAAGCCGCCAAGCACGAGCTGGGCGGGGGACACGGGCACTGA
- a CDS encoding MBL fold metallo-hydrolase — MAHRTLWLTALVLAQCSRPSAPEVTPPSAAPPPPAAAPSAKPAAAPAPAADVISTQAGEIRIHPLHHATFALDFAGKTIVVDPVKDASFDGVPKAVAVLLTDIHPDHLDPAVIEKVSTPETVIVAPPAVAEKLPKSFTHVLVMKNGDTTTSKAMAVPAIPSLGIEAVPMYNEKRGPAPGKLYHDKGRGNGYVLTFGGKRIYISGDTECTPEMKALKDIDVAFVCMNLPYTMPPKEAVECIRAFSPKIVYPYHFRGSDPEEVSRAFKDGKTEVRIRKWY, encoded by the coding sequence ATGGCTCACCGCACCCTGTGGCTCACGGCCCTCGTCCTGGCTCAGTGCTCGCGGCCGTCGGCTCCGGAGGTCACTCCGCCCAGCGCGGCGCCGCCGCCTCCTGCGGCAGCGCCGAGCGCGAAGCCCGCCGCGGCTCCGGCTCCCGCCGCGGACGTGATCTCCACCCAAGCGGGCGAGATTCGCATTCACCCGCTACACCACGCCACCTTCGCCCTCGACTTCGCGGGCAAGACCATAGTCGTGGATCCCGTCAAGGACGCGAGCTTCGACGGTGTGCCCAAGGCGGTGGCCGTGCTGCTCACGGACATCCACCCGGACCATCTGGATCCCGCCGTCATCGAGAAGGTGTCCACGCCGGAAACGGTGATTGTCGCGCCTCCCGCGGTAGCGGAGAAGCTGCCCAAGAGCTTCACTCACGTGCTGGTGATGAAGAACGGCGATACCACCACGAGCAAGGCGATGGCCGTGCCCGCGATTCCGTCTCTCGGCATCGAAGCCGTGCCCATGTACAACGAGAAGCGAGGTCCCGCGCCGGGCAAGCTCTATCACGACAAGGGTCGCGGCAACGGCTACGTGCTGACGTTTGGCGGCAAGCGCATCTACATTTCCGGCGACACGGAGTGCACCCCGGAGATGAAAGCGCTGAAGGACATTGACGTCGCCTTCGTGTGCATGAACCTGCCGTACACCATGCCGCCGAAAGAAGCCGTGGAGTGCATCCGCGCGTTCTCCCCGAAGATCGTGTACCCGTACCATTTCCGCGGATCGGATCCGGAGGAGGTGAGCCGCGCCTTCAAGGACGGCAAGACCGAGGTGCGCATCCGGAAGTGGTACTGA
- a CDS encoding efflux RND transporter permease subunit produces MIQRIVDFSLDNRLLVLLGWLLVVIVGIKSLRELPIDAVPDVTNVQVQVLTDSPGLAPEEVESFITFPVETAMSGLPKVDEIRSVSKFGLSVVTVVFEEGTDIYLARQLVNERLSEAREQIPQGYGEPKMGPISTGLGEIYQFEVRGDPMCKPGQPDTADCYTPMELRTILDWNVAYQLRSVKGIVEVNSFGGELRTYQATLDMDRLVSYGLTVGDVLDAIERNNENVGGGYIAHQGEQVLVRGEGLLQSLTDIERVVVNRGANAAPIYVRDVARVEFAPLIRQGAVTRDGRGEAVVGIVMMLMGENSRVVVGRVQDAIAQLQPTLPAGVTIETFYDRTELVERTIHTVAKNLVEGGVLVVLVLLLLLGNVRGGLMVATAIPLSMLVAFTGMRLAGLSGNLMSLGAIDFGLIVDGSVVMIENVVRVLRDRRDDPEPHAEKVRAAARQVARPVVFAVSIIMLVYLPILGLRGVEGKMFGPMALTVVFALGGSLACALTLMPVLAASFLKNVSEREPWLFRWAQRCYRPLLAGVINRRRATFVAAVTAFVASLGIVPFLGAEFIPRLDEGAIAMQVWRLPSISLEKSNQISTAVERVLMTDFPEVDTVVSRTGRAEIATDPMGVEVSDTYVMLKPRDDWRYEDKRALLRAIDAKMRKSIPGAIFSYSQPIELRVQELISGVRSDVAVHIYGDDLELLKRKADEVARVLRTVPGAADVKAEQTQGLPLLRVRVDREAVARYGLNVSDVLDVIETVGGKRVGTVLDGQKRFAIQVRFDRSLQSNLDAIRALRVGVATESGARMQVPISQLADISVEAGPAQISRDSISRRINVEANVRDRDLASFVRQARAAVAQNVDMPPGWRVEWGGQFENLQAASQRLALLIPIALLLIFVLLYSTFRSGRLAALIYLNVPMAVTGGLAALALRGYPFSISAGVGFIALFGVAVLNGVVLVSHVVERRAAGASPSKAAAQAATARLRPVLMTAFVASLGFLPMALSTTAGAEVQRPLATVVIGGLVTSTLLTLLVLPAAYAWLMGPKRTRV; encoded by the coding sequence ATGATCCAGCGCATCGTCGACTTCTCCCTCGACAACCGACTGCTCGTGCTCCTGGGCTGGCTCTTGGTGGTGATCGTGGGAATCAAGAGCCTCCGAGAGCTGCCCATCGACGCGGTCCCCGACGTCACCAACGTGCAGGTTCAGGTGCTCACCGACAGCCCAGGGCTGGCGCCGGAAGAGGTCGAGAGCTTCATCACCTTTCCGGTGGAAACCGCCATGAGCGGGCTGCCGAAGGTCGACGAGATCCGCTCGGTGTCGAAGTTCGGCCTCTCGGTGGTGACGGTGGTGTTCGAAGAGGGCACGGACATCTACCTGGCCCGCCAGCTCGTGAACGAGCGACTGAGTGAGGCCCGAGAACAGATCCCCCAGGGCTACGGCGAGCCCAAGATGGGTCCCATATCCACGGGGTTGGGCGAGATCTACCAGTTCGAGGTGCGGGGCGACCCCATGTGCAAGCCCGGGCAGCCCGACACCGCGGACTGCTACACGCCGATGGAGCTTCGCACCATCCTCGACTGGAACGTCGCCTACCAGCTCCGCTCGGTGAAGGGCATCGTGGAGGTGAACTCCTTCGGGGGAGAGCTCCGCACCTATCAGGCAACGTTGGACATGGATCGACTCGTCTCCTACGGCCTGACCGTGGGAGACGTGCTCGACGCCATCGAGCGCAACAACGAGAACGTCGGCGGCGGCTACATCGCGCATCAGGGGGAACAAGTCCTGGTGCGCGGGGAAGGGCTGCTCCAGAGCCTGACGGACATCGAGCGGGTGGTGGTGAACCGAGGAGCGAACGCGGCGCCCATCTACGTGCGCGACGTGGCCCGAGTGGAGTTTGCACCCCTTATCCGACAGGGCGCCGTCACCCGCGACGGTCGCGGAGAAGCAGTAGTGGGCATCGTGATGATGCTCATGGGGGAAAACTCCCGAGTGGTCGTGGGCCGGGTGCAAGACGCCATCGCCCAGCTTCAGCCGACGCTCCCGGCGGGCGTCACCATCGAAACCTTCTACGATCGAACGGAGCTGGTAGAGCGCACGATCCACACCGTCGCCAAGAACCTCGTGGAAGGCGGCGTGCTGGTCGTGCTGGTACTGCTGCTGCTGCTGGGGAACGTGCGCGGCGGCTTGATGGTGGCAACGGCCATTCCGCTGTCCATGTTGGTGGCCTTCACGGGTATGCGGCTGGCCGGCCTTTCGGGCAACCTCATGAGCCTGGGCGCCATCGACTTCGGCCTGATCGTCGACGGCTCCGTGGTGATGATCGAAAACGTCGTTCGGGTGCTGCGCGACCGCCGGGACGACCCCGAGCCCCACGCGGAGAAGGTGCGGGCGGCGGCGCGGCAGGTGGCCCGACCGGTGGTGTTCGCGGTGAGCATCATCATGCTCGTGTACTTGCCGATCTTGGGCTTGAGGGGCGTAGAGGGAAAGATGTTCGGGCCCATGGCCCTGACGGTGGTGTTCGCACTGGGCGGCTCGCTGGCGTGCGCGCTCACGCTGATGCCGGTGCTGGCCGCCTCGTTCTTGAAGAACGTGTCGGAGCGAGAACCTTGGTTGTTCCGCTGGGCGCAGCGTTGCTACCGCCCGCTGCTCGCCGGCGTGATCAACAGAAGGCGTGCCACCTTCGTGGCAGCGGTGACGGCGTTCGTGGCGAGCCTGGGCATCGTTCCATTTCTGGGTGCGGAGTTCATTCCGCGCCTCGACGAAGGCGCCATCGCCATGCAGGTATGGCGGCTGCCGAGCATCTCCCTGGAGAAGTCGAATCAGATCAGCACCGCCGTGGAGCGGGTGCTGATGACGGACTTCCCGGAGGTGGACACGGTGGTCTCCCGGACAGGCCGGGCGGAGATCGCCACCGACCCGATGGGCGTGGAGGTCAGCGACACCTACGTGATGCTGAAGCCGCGCGACGACTGGCGCTACGAGGACAAGAGAGCCTTGCTGCGCGCCATCGACGCGAAAATGAGAAAGAGCATCCCGGGCGCCATCTTCAGCTACTCCCAACCGATCGAGCTCAGGGTTCAGGAGCTGATCTCCGGCGTGCGCTCCGACGTGGCCGTGCACATCTACGGGGACGATCTCGAGTTGCTCAAGCGGAAGGCCGACGAAGTGGCGAGAGTGCTGCGCACCGTGCCCGGCGCCGCGGACGTGAAGGCGGAACAGACCCAGGGTCTGCCCCTGCTCCGAGTGCGCGTCGATCGCGAGGCCGTCGCTCGCTATGGGCTGAACGTTTCGGACGTGCTCGACGTCATCGAGACCGTGGGAGGAAAGCGCGTGGGGACCGTGCTCGACGGCCAGAAGCGCTTCGCCATCCAAGTGCGCTTCGACCGAAGCCTGCAGAGCAACCTGGACGCCATCCGCGCGTTGCGGGTGGGCGTGGCGACGGAGAGTGGCGCTCGCATGCAGGTGCCAATCTCCCAACTGGCCGACATCAGCGTCGAGGCAGGGCCCGCCCAGATCAGTCGGGACAGCATCAGCCGGCGAATCAACGTGGAAGCCAACGTGCGGGACCGGGACCTGGCGAGCTTCGTCCGCCAAGCCCGCGCGGCCGTGGCGCAGAATGTGGACATGCCCCCGGGCTGGCGCGTGGAGTGGGGCGGTCAGTTCGAGAACCTGCAGGCGGCTTCCCAGCGCCTCGCCCTGCTCATCCCGATCGCGCTGCTGTTGATCTTCGTTCTGCTGTACTCCACATTCCGGTCCGGTCGACTGGCGGCCTTGATTTACCTCAACGTGCCAATGGCGGTGACGGGCGGGCTGGCTGCCCTGGCGCTCCGCGGCTACCCGTTCTCCATCTCCGCTGGGGTCGGCTTCATTGCCCTGTTCGGCGTGGCGGTGTTGAACGGCGTGGTCTTGGTTTCACATGTCGTCGAACGGCGAGCGGCGGGAGCTTCCCCCTCAAAGGCCGCAGCGCAGGCAGCAACGGCGCGACTGCGCCCCGTGCTGATGACGGCGTTCGTGGCGAGCCTCGGCTTCTTGCCCATGGCGCTTTCGACCACGGCCGGGGCGGAGGTACAGCGCCCTCTCGCCACGGTGGTGATTGGGGGCCTCGTGACCTCCACCCTGCTCACCCTGTTGGTGCTCCCCGCCGCCTATGCCTGGCTCATGGGCCCAAAGCGCACACGCGTGTAG
- a CDS encoding TolC family protein — protein MSNTFLRWAWLSLLLASTPARAQGPAAASPTKEAPVTLHQALKLAEKSAPTIHVARAEAKAGRAEVDAASPLLPSDPVLFGSVGRRTTAAGSGIDYSIGLEQEIDVAGKRSKRLDAARSDLAARRAELSASKWSVHQRVHAAYHRAIVARERLAAAGRVLRFSERVVDVARQRLSAGETSPLPVRLAETQLAEARQERMRSQSAYNRVRLELGRWVGWTGAGLLTPTGRLHAPRVPPPAETLLRRARHEQPALVAARARSAAAHAGLRSAERSAWPNPTLGVVVESEAEPGAEAAHIVRGTLSLPLPLWVGGTPERARARARVIRARAEHGALTSDLRARVLEAREHAHTGARRARVYGSEILPTLEKNLELLRKSFELGEIDVLDVLVAQERFLRGQQDALAAFQDYYDAWARLEAIVGVELGDP, from the coding sequence ATGTCGAACACGTTCTTGCGCTGGGCGTGGCTGAGCCTGTTGCTGGCCAGCACCCCGGCTCGGGCCCAGGGCCCGGCAGCAGCATCCCCCACGAAAGAAGCGCCCGTCACCTTGCATCAGGCGCTGAAGCTGGCGGAGAAATCCGCCCCCACGATTCACGTCGCGCGCGCCGAAGCCAAAGCCGGCCGCGCCGAGGTGGACGCGGCGAGCCCGCTCTTGCCGAGCGACCCCGTTCTTTTCGGCAGCGTCGGCCGACGCACCACTGCGGCGGGCTCCGGCATCGACTACTCCATCGGGTTGGAGCAGGAGATCGACGTCGCAGGCAAGCGCAGCAAGAGGCTGGATGCCGCGCGCTCCGACCTCGCGGCACGTCGCGCCGAGCTCTCCGCGTCCAAGTGGAGCGTGCATCAACGGGTCCACGCGGCGTACCACCGCGCCATCGTCGCGCGGGAGCGCTTGGCGGCCGCGGGTCGGGTGCTGCGCTTCAGCGAGCGCGTCGTCGACGTCGCGCGGCAGCGCTTGAGCGCCGGTGAAACCTCGCCCTTGCCAGTGCGCCTCGCCGAAACCCAGCTCGCGGAGGCCAGGCAGGAGCGAATGCGCTCACAGAGCGCCTACAATCGCGTGCGGCTGGAGCTCGGCCGTTGGGTCGGCTGGACCGGAGCCGGCCTGCTCACGCCCACCGGCAGGCTGCACGCTCCGCGCGTCCCACCTCCCGCCGAAACGTTGCTCCGCCGCGCGCGCCACGAGCAGCCTGCCCTGGTCGCGGCCCGCGCGCGCTCCGCCGCCGCCCACGCAGGCCTCCGCTCGGCAGAGCGGAGCGCGTGGCCCAACCCGACCCTGGGCGTCGTAGTCGAGAGCGAGGCGGAGCCTGGAGCGGAAGCCGCTCACATCGTGCGCGGCACCCTCTCGCTGCCGCTGCCGCTGTGGGTTGGCGGCACACCGGAGCGCGCGCGGGCCCGCGCGCGCGTGATCCGCGCCCGTGCGGAGCACGGCGCACTGACCAGCGACCTACGGGCTCGGGTGCTCGAAGCGCGCGAGCACGCGCACACCGGCGCGCGGCGCGCACGGGTGTACGGCTCGGAGATATTACCCACGCTGGAGAAGAACCTCGAGCTCTTGCGGAAGTCCTTCGAGCTCGGCGAGATCGACGTCCTCGACGTGTTGGTCGCGCAGGAGCGGTTTCTGCGCGGACAGCAGGACGCCCTGGCGGCCTTTCAGGACTACTACGACGCCTGGGCTCGCTTGGAAGCCATCGTGGGCGTGGAGCTCGGCGACCCATGA